Proteins encoded by one window of Chaetodon trifascialis isolate fChaTrf1 chromosome 15, fChaTrf1.hap1, whole genome shotgun sequence:
- the mapk8ip3 gene encoding C-Jun-amino-terminal kinase-interacting protein 3 isoform X3 has protein sequence MMELQIDEVVYQDDYGSGSVMSERVSGLANSIYREFERLIRSYDEEVVKELMPLVVNVLENLDAVLTENQEHEVELELLKEDNEQLITQYEREKALRKQAEEKFIEFEDALEAEKKDLQVQVEFLELQGKQLELKTKNYSDQITRLEERESDMKKEYNALHQRHTEMIQTYVEHIERSKMQQAGSNSQSEGPGCGRTQRHTWRKSKVERPPSLSLYPSGEGMVRGGLGGARMMPGRDIWQVSELGQSTFCSAYQEDGSESDSVAATPSSTGSKSNTPTSSVPSATVTPINEGFLPHSDFDVMRAGNRRKNAKRLSRNMEVQVSQETRNVSIGMGSSDEWSEFQEIIDSTPELDMCVDPRVYGGGNSPSQGIVNEAFGINTDSLYHEIKDAKSDIIGDVDAGAELLGEFSVRDDFFGMGKEVENLLTENKQLLETKNALNIVKNDLIAKVDELSGEQEVLREELEAVRQSKNKVDARVKELEEELKRLRAEALGASRDSKDEGGDDFSSPMQDGDMTMTQRRRFTRVEMARVLMERNQYKERLMELQEAVRWTEMIRASRESPPIQEKKKSTIWQFFARLFSSSSSPPPVKRPYYSVNIHYKSPSPAGFSQRRSHTMCQISTSNRTLEFFPEDDSALLARREQRREQYRQVREHMRRDDGIMQACGWSVPSRFKQTTNEKEDNRMKNVPVPVYCRPLVEKDPNRKLWCAAGVDLTGWRASTQESVPAKAPSGSSDPLHAEEDGAGKKSSHSSPEKRKSKELQETDTMSSRVWILTSTHSASKVVIIDANQPGSLVDQFNVCNSHVLCISSVPAASESDYPAGEIVLDPGDGGAGGGDDAGSVEGMLAGITLVGCATNCSVARSNCSSRTDTPIMDKGQAPTAPPMNGKIHPAQSAEEATEATEVPEPTASHTEVGPPRPFTEHVFTDPQPRPADASDRSAGQSKEETSHLPESEDGEEAKNYTSVAPTMWLGAQNGWLYVHSAVGNWKKCLHSIKLKDSVLSLVHVKGRVLVALADGTLAIFHRSEDGQWDLSNYHLMDLGRPHHSIRCMAVVHDKVWCGYKNKIHVIQPKSMQIEKSFDAHPRRESQVRQLAWIGDGVWVSIRLDSTLRLYHAHTHQHLQDVDIEPYVSKMLGTGKLGFSFVRITALLIGGNRLWVGTGNGVIISIPLTETVVLHRGQLLGVRANKVSPTSSSGVIHVYGDDGSEKSTGSFIPYCSMAQAQLCFHGHRDAVKFFVSVPGNVLATLNGSVLDSPSEGQGSTAPQETEAQSVHNVLVLSGGEGYIDFRIGDGEDDETEEGDTAGASQMKPALCKAERSHIIVWQVSYIPE, from the exons ATGATGGAGCTGCAGATAGACGAGGTGGTCTACCAGGACGACTACGGCTCCGGCTCCGTGATGTCGGAGCGGGTGTCGGGCTTGGCCAACAGCATCTACCGGGAGTTCGAGCGGCTGATCCGCAGCTACGACGAGGAGGTGGTGAAGGAGCTGATGCCGCTGGTGGTGAACGTCCTGGAGAACCTGGACGCGGTGCTGACCGAGAACCAGGAGCACGaagtggagctggagctgctgaaggaggacaACGAGCAGCTCATCACCCAGTACGAGCGGGAGAAAGCGCTGAGGAAGCAGGCGGAGGAG AAATTCATTGAGTTCGAGGATGCCTTGGAAGCTGAGAAGAAGGACctgcaggtgcaggtggagTTTCTGGAGCTGCAGGGGAAGCAGCTGGAGCTCAAGACAAAGAACTATTCTGACCAGA tcACTCGGTTGGAGGAGAGAGAATCAGACATGAAGAAAGAGTACAACGCTCTGCACCAGCGGCACACTGAG ATGATCCAGACGTACGTCGAGCACATAGAGCGGTCCAAAATGCAGCAGGCAgggagcaacagccaatcagagggccCCGGCTGTGGACGAAC tcaaCGCCACACATGGAGGAAAAG CAAAGTGGAGCGCCCACCGTCATTGAGCCTGTACCCCAGCGGCGAGGGCATGGTACGTGGGGGTCTCGGGGGGGCTAGGATGATGCCCGGGAGAGACATCTGGCAGGTCAGCGAGCTCGGCCAGTCCACCTTCTGCTCCGCCTATCAG GAGGATGGATCAGAGTCCGACTCGGTGGCAGCCACACCCAGCAGCACGGGAAGCAAGTCAAACACACCCACCTCCTCCGTTCCCTCGGCCACTGTCACCCCCATCAACGAGGGCTTCCTCCCGCACTCAGACTTTGACGTGATGCGGGCCGGGAACCGCAGGAAAAATGCCAAGAGGCTCAGCCGGAATATGGAGGTGCAGGTTTCACAGGAAACCAGGAATGTCAGCATCG GCATGGGAAGCAGCGACGAGTGGTCTGAGTTTCAGGAGATTATCGATTCCACCCCCGAGCTTGACATGTGTGTGGACCCCCGTGTGTACGGAGGAGGAAACAG CCCCTCACAGGGCATCGTGAATGAGGCATTCGGCATCAACACCGACTCTCTCTACCACGAGATCAAAGACGCCAAGTCGGACATCATTGGAGATGTCGATGCAGGCGCCGAGCTGCTAG GCGAGTTCTCAG TCCGTGATGATTTCTTCG GGATGGGCAAGGAGGTGGAGAACCTGCTGACAGAGAACAAACAGCTCCTCGAGACCAA AAATGCTCTCAACATTGTGAAAAATGACCTTATTGCCAAAGTGGACGAGCTGTCGGGGGAGCAGGAGGTGCtgagggaggagctggaggctgtGAGGCAGTCCAAGAACAAGGTGGATGCCAGAGTCAAGGAGCTGGAAGAGGAACTCAAGAG GTTAAGAGCAGAGGCTCTCGGTGCATCTAGGGACTCCAAGGATGAAGGAGGTGATGAT TTTTCATCACCCATGCAGGACGGCGACATGACGATGACGCAGCGGCGGCGGTTCACCCGTGTGGAGATGGCCCGAGTGCTGATGGAGAGGAATCAGTACAAAGAGCgactgatggagctgcaggaggccgTCCGGTGGACTGAAATGATCAG gGCGTCCCGGGAGAGTCCCCCAAtccaagagaagaagaagtccaCCATCTGGCAGTT CTTTGCACGTCTCTTCAGCTCATCGTCCAGCCCTCCGCCTGTCAAGCGGCCGTACTACAGCGTCAACATCCACTACAAGTCTCCCTCGCCGGCCGGTTTCTCTCAGCGACGCAGCCACACCATGTGTCAGATCTCCACCTCCAATCGCACGCTGGAGTTCTTCCCCGAAGA TGACTCGGCACTGTTGGCCCGCCGAGAGCAGCGGCGTGAACAGTACCGGCAGGTCCGCGAGCACATGCGCCGCGATGACGGCATCATGCAGGCCTGCGGCTGGAGCGTGCCGTCTCGCTTCAAACAG ACTACTAACGAGAAAGAAGACAACCGGATGAAGAACGTGCCCGTCCCGGTGTACTGTCGTCCTCTGGTGGAGAAAGATCCCAACAGGAAG TTGTGGTGTGCAGCTGGAGTGGACCTGACCGGATGGAGGGCCAGCACCCAGGAGTCAGTACCAGCCAAAGCACCGTCAGGGAGCAGCGACCCCCTGCACGCTGAGGAGGACGGAGCTGGCAAGAAGAGCAGCCACAGCTCCCCAGAGAAGAGGAAG TCCAAGGAGCTCCAGGAAACAGACACCATGAGCAGTCGAGTGTGGATCCTCACCAGCACCCACTCTGCCAGCAAGGTGGTCATCATCGACGCCAACCAGCCAGGCTCGCTGGTCGACCAGTTCAACGTCTGCAATTCCCACGTCCTCTGCATCTCCAGCGTGCCAG CTGCCAGTGAGAGTGACTATCCAGCAGGAGAGATCGTGTTGGATCCGGGTGacggaggagcaggtggaggcgaCGACGCCGGCAGCGTGGAGGGCATGCTAGCAGGTATCACTCTTGTTGGCTGTGCTACCAACTGCAGTGTTGCCCGTAGCAACTGCTCCTCACGCACTGACACGCCCATAATGGACAAAGGACAAG CCCCCACTGCTCCCCCCATGAATGGGAAGATTCACCCCGCCCAGTCGGCCGAGGAGGCCACAGAGGCCACTGAGGTTCCCGAGCCAACAGCCAGCCACACAGAGGTGGGACCCCCAAGACCATTTACGGAGCACGTCTTCACCGATCCCCAGCCTCGCCCAGCAGACGCCTCCGACAG GAGCGCGGGTCAGTCCAAAGAGGAGACTTCTCACCTTCCAGAGTCAGAGGACGGAGAAGAGGCCAAGAACTACACCAGCGTGGCCCCCACTATGTGGCTCGGGGCCCAAAATGGCTG GCTCTACGTGCACTCAGCAGTTGGAAACTGGAAGAAGTGTCTCCACTCCATCAAACTCAAAGACTCTGTGCTCAGTCTGGT GCATGTGAAAGGTCGTGTGCTGGTTGCCCTCGCTGATGGGACCCTCGCCATATTCCACAGATCAGAGG ATGGTCAGTGGGATTTGTCAAACTACCACCTAATGGACCTCGGTCGGCCTCATCACTCCATCCGCTGCATGGCTGTGGTCCATGATAAGGTTTGGTGCGGCTACAAGAACAAGATCCACGTCATCCAGCCCAAGAGCATGCAGATCGAG AAGTCCTTCGATGCCCACCCTCGTAGGGAGAGTCAGGTGCGGCAGCTAGCGTGGATCGGCGACGGTGTGTGGGTGTCGATCCGGCTTGACTCGACCCTGCGCCTCTACCACGCGCATACACACCAGCACCTCCAGGATGTGGACATCGAGCCATACGTCAGCAAGATGCTGG GTACTGGCAAGCTGGGCTTCTCTTTTGTGCGAATCACAGCACTTCTGATCGGTGGAAATCGTCTCTGGGTAGGAACTGGAAACGGTGTGATCATCTCCATCCCACTGACAGAGA cgGTGGTCCTTCACCGGGGACAGCTCCTTGGTGTGAGGG CCAATAAGGTGTCTCCTACATCATCCAGTGGAGTGATCCACGTATACGGTGACGACGGCTCTGAGAAGAGCACCGGCAGCTTCATCCCCTACTGCTCCATGGCACAGGCCCAGCTCTGTTTCCATGGACACCGTGATGCTGTCAAGTTCTTCGTCTCTGTACCCG gcaATGTTCTGGCCACCCTGAACGGCAGTGTGCTGGACAGTCCATCAGAGGGGCAGGGTTCAACGGCGCCCCAAGAGACGGAGGCCCAGAGTGTTCATAACGTGTTGgtgctgagtggaggagagggctACATCGACTTCCGTATAG gagatggagaggacgatgagacagaggaaggagacaccgCTGGAGCTTCGCAGATGAAACCTGCTTTGTGCAAAGCTGAGCGGAGCCACATCATAGTCTGGCAGGTGTCGTACATACCTGAGTGA
- the mapk8ip3 gene encoding C-Jun-amino-terminal kinase-interacting protein 3 isoform X4, protein MMELQIDEVVYQDDYGSGSVMSERVSGLANSIYREFERLIRSYDEEVVKELMPLVVNVLENLDAVLTENQEHEVELELLKEDNEQLITQYEREKALRKQAEEKFIEFEDALEAEKKDLQVQVEFLELQGKQLELKTKNYSDQITRLEERESDMKKEYNALHQRHTEMIQTYVEHIERSKMQQAGSNSQSEGPGCGRTQRHTWRKSKVERPPSLSLYPSGEGMEDGSESDSVAATPSSTGSKSNTPTSSVPSATVTPINEGFLPHSDFDVMRAGNRRKNAKRLSRNMEVQVSQETRNVSIGMGSSDEWSEFQEIIDSTPELDMCVDPRVYGGGNSPSQGIVNEAFGINTDSLYHEIKDAKSDIIGDVDAGAELLGEFSVRDDFFGMGKEVENLLTENKQLLETKNALNIVKNDLIAKVDELSGEQEVLREELEAVRQSKNKVDARVKELEEELKRLRAEALGASRDSKDEGGDDFSSPMQDGDMTMTQRRRFTRVEMARVLMERNQYKERLMELQEAVRWTEMIRASRESPPIQEKKKSTIWQFFARLFSSSSSPPPVKRPYYSVNIHYKSPSPAGFSQRRSHTMCQISTSNRTLEFFPEELASNGVASLLSDSALLARREQRREQYRQVREHMRRDDGIMQACGWSVPSRFKQTGGQTDSAQDNPLKRQQTTNEKEDNRMKNVPVPVYCRPLVEKDPNRKLWCAAGVDLTGWRASTQESVPAKAPSGSSDPLHAEEDGAGKKSSHSSPEKRKSKELQETDTMSSRVWILTSTHSASKVVIIDANQPGSLVDQFNVCNSHVLCISSVPAASESDYPAGEIVLDPGDGGAGGGDDAGSVEGMLAGITLVGCATNCSVARSNCSSRTDTPIMDKGQAPTAPPMNGKIHPAQSAEEATEATEVPEPTASHTEVGPPRPFTEHVFTDPQPRPADASDRSAGQSKEETSHLPESEDGEEAKNYTSVAPTMWLGAQNGWLYVHSAVGNWKKCLHSIKLKDSVLSLVHVKGRVLVALADGTLAIFHRSEDGQWDLSNYHLMDLGRPHHSIRCMAVVHDKVWCGYKNKIHVIQPKSMQIEKSFDAHPRRESQVRQLAWIGDGVWVSIRLDSTLRLYHAHTHQHLQDVDIEPYVSKMLGTGKLGFSFVRITALLIGGNRLWVGTGNGVIISIPLTETVVLHRGQLLGVRANKVSPTSSSGVIHVYGDDGSEKSTGSFIPYCSMAQAQLCFHGHRDAVKFFVSVPGNVLATLNGSVLDSPSEGQGSTAPQETEAQSVHNVLVLSGGEGYIDFRIGDGEDDETEEGDTAGASQMKPALCKAERSHIIVWQVSYIPE, encoded by the exons ATGATGGAGCTGCAGATAGACGAGGTGGTCTACCAGGACGACTACGGCTCCGGCTCCGTGATGTCGGAGCGGGTGTCGGGCTTGGCCAACAGCATCTACCGGGAGTTCGAGCGGCTGATCCGCAGCTACGACGAGGAGGTGGTGAAGGAGCTGATGCCGCTGGTGGTGAACGTCCTGGAGAACCTGGACGCGGTGCTGACCGAGAACCAGGAGCACGaagtggagctggagctgctgaaggaggacaACGAGCAGCTCATCACCCAGTACGAGCGGGAGAAAGCGCTGAGGAAGCAGGCGGAGGAG AAATTCATTGAGTTCGAGGATGCCTTGGAAGCTGAGAAGAAGGACctgcaggtgcaggtggagTTTCTGGAGCTGCAGGGGAAGCAGCTGGAGCTCAAGACAAAGAACTATTCTGACCAGA tcACTCGGTTGGAGGAGAGAGAATCAGACATGAAGAAAGAGTACAACGCTCTGCACCAGCGGCACACTGAG ATGATCCAGACGTACGTCGAGCACATAGAGCGGTCCAAAATGCAGCAGGCAgggagcaacagccaatcagagggccCCGGCTGTGGACGAAC tcaaCGCCACACATGGAGGAAAAG CAAAGTGGAGCGCCCACCGTCATTGAGCCTGTACCCCAGCGGCGAGGGCATG GAGGATGGATCAGAGTCCGACTCGGTGGCAGCCACACCCAGCAGCACGGGAAGCAAGTCAAACACACCCACCTCCTCCGTTCCCTCGGCCACTGTCACCCCCATCAACGAGGGCTTCCTCCCGCACTCAGACTTTGACGTGATGCGGGCCGGGAACCGCAGGAAAAATGCCAAGAGGCTCAGCCGGAATATGGAGGTGCAGGTTTCACAGGAAACCAGGAATGTCAGCATCG GCATGGGAAGCAGCGACGAGTGGTCTGAGTTTCAGGAGATTATCGATTCCACCCCCGAGCTTGACATGTGTGTGGACCCCCGTGTGTACGGAGGAGGAAACAG CCCCTCACAGGGCATCGTGAATGAGGCATTCGGCATCAACACCGACTCTCTCTACCACGAGATCAAAGACGCCAAGTCGGACATCATTGGAGATGTCGATGCAGGCGCCGAGCTGCTAG GCGAGTTCTCAG TCCGTGATGATTTCTTCG GGATGGGCAAGGAGGTGGAGAACCTGCTGACAGAGAACAAACAGCTCCTCGAGACCAA AAATGCTCTCAACATTGTGAAAAATGACCTTATTGCCAAAGTGGACGAGCTGTCGGGGGAGCAGGAGGTGCtgagggaggagctggaggctgtGAGGCAGTCCAAGAACAAGGTGGATGCCAGAGTCAAGGAGCTGGAAGAGGAACTCAAGAG GTTAAGAGCAGAGGCTCTCGGTGCATCTAGGGACTCCAAGGATGAAGGAGGTGATGAT TTTTCATCACCCATGCAGGACGGCGACATGACGATGACGCAGCGGCGGCGGTTCACCCGTGTGGAGATGGCCCGAGTGCTGATGGAGAGGAATCAGTACAAAGAGCgactgatggagctgcaggaggccgTCCGGTGGACTGAAATGATCAG gGCGTCCCGGGAGAGTCCCCCAAtccaagagaagaagaagtccaCCATCTGGCAGTT CTTTGCACGTCTCTTCAGCTCATCGTCCAGCCCTCCGCCTGTCAAGCGGCCGTACTACAGCGTCAACATCCACTACAAGTCTCCCTCGCCGGCCGGTTTCTCTCAGCGACGCAGCCACACCATGTGTCAGATCTCCACCTCCAATCGCACGCTGGAGTTCTTCCCCGAAGA ACTGGCCAGTAACGGTGTTGCGTCTCTCCTCAGTGACTCGGCACTGTTGGCCCGCCGAGAGCAGCGGCGTGAACAGTACCGGCAGGTCCGCGAGCACATGCGCCGCGATGACGGCATCATGCAGGCCTGCGGCTGGAGCGTGCCGTCTCGCTTCAAACAG ACTGGTGGTCAGACGGACAGCGCTCAGGACAACCCGCTGAAGAGACAACAG ACTACTAACGAGAAAGAAGACAACCGGATGAAGAACGTGCCCGTCCCGGTGTACTGTCGTCCTCTGGTGGAGAAAGATCCCAACAGGAAG TTGTGGTGTGCAGCTGGAGTGGACCTGACCGGATGGAGGGCCAGCACCCAGGAGTCAGTACCAGCCAAAGCACCGTCAGGGAGCAGCGACCCCCTGCACGCTGAGGAGGACGGAGCTGGCAAGAAGAGCAGCCACAGCTCCCCAGAGAAGAGGAAG TCCAAGGAGCTCCAGGAAACAGACACCATGAGCAGTCGAGTGTGGATCCTCACCAGCACCCACTCTGCCAGCAAGGTGGTCATCATCGACGCCAACCAGCCAGGCTCGCTGGTCGACCAGTTCAACGTCTGCAATTCCCACGTCCTCTGCATCTCCAGCGTGCCAG CTGCCAGTGAGAGTGACTATCCAGCAGGAGAGATCGTGTTGGATCCGGGTGacggaggagcaggtggaggcgaCGACGCCGGCAGCGTGGAGGGCATGCTAGCAGGTATCACTCTTGTTGGCTGTGCTACCAACTGCAGTGTTGCCCGTAGCAACTGCTCCTCACGCACTGACACGCCCATAATGGACAAAGGACAAG CCCCCACTGCTCCCCCCATGAATGGGAAGATTCACCCCGCCCAGTCGGCCGAGGAGGCCACAGAGGCCACTGAGGTTCCCGAGCCAACAGCCAGCCACACAGAGGTGGGACCCCCAAGACCATTTACGGAGCACGTCTTCACCGATCCCCAGCCTCGCCCAGCAGACGCCTCCGACAG GAGCGCGGGTCAGTCCAAAGAGGAGACTTCTCACCTTCCAGAGTCAGAGGACGGAGAAGAGGCCAAGAACTACACCAGCGTGGCCCCCACTATGTGGCTCGGGGCCCAAAATGGCTG GCTCTACGTGCACTCAGCAGTTGGAAACTGGAAGAAGTGTCTCCACTCCATCAAACTCAAAGACTCTGTGCTCAGTCTGGT GCATGTGAAAGGTCGTGTGCTGGTTGCCCTCGCTGATGGGACCCTCGCCATATTCCACAGATCAGAGG ATGGTCAGTGGGATTTGTCAAACTACCACCTAATGGACCTCGGTCGGCCTCATCACTCCATCCGCTGCATGGCTGTGGTCCATGATAAGGTTTGGTGCGGCTACAAGAACAAGATCCACGTCATCCAGCCCAAGAGCATGCAGATCGAG AAGTCCTTCGATGCCCACCCTCGTAGGGAGAGTCAGGTGCGGCAGCTAGCGTGGATCGGCGACGGTGTGTGGGTGTCGATCCGGCTTGACTCGACCCTGCGCCTCTACCACGCGCATACACACCAGCACCTCCAGGATGTGGACATCGAGCCATACGTCAGCAAGATGCTGG GTACTGGCAAGCTGGGCTTCTCTTTTGTGCGAATCACAGCACTTCTGATCGGTGGAAATCGTCTCTGGGTAGGAACTGGAAACGGTGTGATCATCTCCATCCCACTGACAGAGA cgGTGGTCCTTCACCGGGGACAGCTCCTTGGTGTGAGGG CCAATAAGGTGTCTCCTACATCATCCAGTGGAGTGATCCACGTATACGGTGACGACGGCTCTGAGAAGAGCACCGGCAGCTTCATCCCCTACTGCTCCATGGCACAGGCCCAGCTCTGTTTCCATGGACACCGTGATGCTGTCAAGTTCTTCGTCTCTGTACCCG gcaATGTTCTGGCCACCCTGAACGGCAGTGTGCTGGACAGTCCATCAGAGGGGCAGGGTTCAACGGCGCCCCAAGAGACGGAGGCCCAGAGTGTTCATAACGTGTTGgtgctgagtggaggagagggctACATCGACTTCCGTATAG gagatggagaggacgatgagacagaggaaggagacaccgCTGGAGCTTCGCAGATGAAACCTGCTTTGTGCAAAGCTGAGCGGAGCCACATCATAGTCTGGCAGGTGTCGTACATACCTGAGTGA